From Lucilia cuprina isolate Lc7/37 chromosome 4, ASM2204524v1, whole genome shotgun sequence:
aaaattaaaatatgaagaaaaaaacactcatattatttatttaatttacatgcTTGCATGGTTTCTTTGTACTGACATATAATttagcaaaaatgtaaaaaataaaccttttaaattgttaaactagtaaaataatttaaaaattttaaaattttgcaaaataaagacTGGTAAccttattttaaagttttcattaataaaattttaacaccaAAAAGAAATGGCGCAAAACAATACTAATGACACACACTGTAAACTGTTTGGTTTTTCTGtgcttttttttggttaaacagTTTCCTTGCAAATGCAGTAATCCCCTtgtttaatacataaatatatttaatacataataattttataataaataaacaagtactTGTAgcagaaattaaataaaacaagccACAAAAAGTTCATTCAActtaaatacacaaaataaatcGAGTATTCAGTCCGTAGACATCATCAGTATTTGCAAATGAAATTCTGCCTGCAACGCGCTTCCCCATATACTTTATCgagtatataaatttaataaaatcatttctTACACAATTCCAGTTTTTTGTTAGTTGTCCCGGTATAATAACAAAACAGTTTTAACTTACCTGGGTTAAcaagttttttagttttctttttatctacttaattattttattaattattaactttttttcctGCAACGATTCACTTTTTTTACTTCAACtgtattcacaaaatttttgcaatggaatgcaaaaatatttttttgcgataaaacaaaaaacacaactgAAATGTGCCGCAACTTTTTTGTCAAAACAATGGTTTAACATTTGGTCTCTTTCTCTCGTACAGTATTGCCGCATAAATGTTAAAGGAGAAAGAATAAGCCATAGAAATGGCGTAATTCGCGCGTTGTCAAACACAGTTGAAGAAAACAAACAGAACAGAGATGGATAAAGTGATACGTTTGAAAATATGTGCATTTGAAGAAACTCAGCATAACTAAACAACTGAAAtgcaaataatttctaaaatagaGATCCGATCGCAAAAGTTTTGATgtcattttaaagatattttgagGGGTATTAGGATTTACTGTccttatttacacaaaattttcacagctatattattttaaagtttttttctacaagaggaaattgtaaaacaaaaaacaatagttAGTTGCatataaagaaaacatcaaATCCGGAAACTGCTCCTAGGAATCGAAGACCCCAACACAGGCTATATATACTTTGTGCCATTAACTCCGGTCTAACAGACTAGAAACCAATTACTTACCTACCGGAGGACACCAAAGAAACGatacatatgaaatatttttgatactgaaaaatctaattttccatccctgaaAAGGGCTATTTCTTTGACAAAACAATAGCAGTGTTGCATTAAAAGATACGTTTAAATTTATACCCCTTTCACACGGTGCAATTAATCGAAATTCAGCATTTAACtagagttctataaatcgactttcgaagaatagaacaatcgactttttgtcgaaaaaaggcgaaaagtcgaagtcgaccattttgttccaaaaaagtcgataactcgactattgtctgtgaaaaggtcgaaaagtcgactttgttaataaaagtcgaaaagtcaaaaaaagtgtaaaagtcaaaaaaagtcgaaaaaaattccaaaaaaagtcgaattcgaatagtcagaaaaagtcgactatttataaaatacttatagtcgaaaagtctaaaagtcgaattttaattaaatgaaaaaagtcgaaatgtcaaaaaatcgacttttcataaaatgcaaaaagtctaaaagtcgacattaaattaaatgaaaatagtcgaaaagtcgaaaaatcaatatttcataaaatgcaaaaagacgaaaagtcgacttttaactaaatgaaaaaagttgaaaagtcgacttttcgtttcaactatagaacgcTACTACATATAACCTCCCAATTACGTCCGGAGCGGATATCCTGTTCTCGTTTGACCGAATTACCAATGGGTCGTGGCTATTGTCAGGACGTATTAAGTAGTTCAACTGCTTAGTGTGAACTTGGTATTAGAAGTCTatcattttgtttaaagattCAACAATATACTCCAATTATTCaagacattttaaataataacggTTTAGCCCTTTTAGGAACCAGTCTGGCAACCTTCTACTTAAGACAACATGAGGTGAATTTACACAACAGCTGACTAGTGTTATGCAAACGGGTTGTCAAAATTTTGACAATGCTTTTTTAATCCAAAAATAcgaaaattattagttttggcataatttaattgaaaattaataaattaaaaaaaacatgtccTTATTAAATGCATTCTCAAGGTaagttttataaatgaaaatcctagtatttcactaaaaaaaacatttctatttaGATTAActttacaaacaacaacagtGCTGAGACAACCCAATGCCTGGCTGCACTCCACACCGGTCTTGTGTGCTGAACCActgaagaaaaagaagaaattggATCCACAAATTATTAAACAACGTGAAGACAGACGTAAAAAGAAATTGGAAAAACAAATTAGACGTTTGGAAAAGAATGCCAGACAACTGAAACCGGTGGAAGAACTTGAAGTTCCCTTGGATTTGATAGATGAACAGAAGTGagtaaaaactaacaaaataatagaaaatattaattttctgaatcttataatgaaaaatgtatTACTTTTCAGACAACGTGCCCGCAAATTAGCTCCTCTAacagaaactgaactagagcacCGAGCCCAATTGAATAAACAATGGGCCCGTTACAAACACGAACAGAAAATACAAgattttcaaattattgatCGTTTAATGCAATCGCAACGTAAAGCCTTACAGGAATTACGTTTGGAATCAGAAGAGCTATATCAAGAGGCCATACAACCAGATATGTCTCTATTACCCATTACAGTCAAGGGTCCCGTTGCTACACCACCTATTAAGGATTATGTATCGCCTGATGGTGAATACATTTTGGAAGCTAAACAGTGggattaatgtaattttaactatttcctgttataatgaaaacttaaggtactaaaatgtttatattataattttggggatttttttgttagaaatattccaataaaatagaaaaattttcaaagtgtATCTACGTGAATccgaaattttaataaaatttgaggCATTTttgaattacatttttttaaaaatataaatattataaaaaaattgaaaaaagttctatagactagactattgataagGTGATagatatggactagactataatatagactagactttagacttgataatagactagacaatggactatattatagattagactatagactagaccaaactAGGCtctagactaagctatagattagactatataatagactataggctagactgtagactaaactatacattaaactttagtttagaatatagattcgactttagaatagactatagattaaactatagactacgctatagactagactacagactacgctataaactagattatagactacgctataggCTATATATTATACCATAATTATCACCATAATCTTCACTATgaacaagactagactatagagtaaactatagattagactgtagactagcctgtgactagactacagattagactatagactacgctatagactaaactatagactactctgtagactagactatagactaagctatagactagacgatggactggaatatagtctatactatagaccagactatagtctagtctatagcgtagactatagtctagtctatagcgtagactatattctagtctatagcgtagaTTATAGTTTACACATTAGACtcgataatagactagactattgactagaccatagactagaccatagactagaccatagattaaaccatagactagaccatagattaaaccatagactatactctagactaagctatagactataaaacaggctagactgtagactaaactatagattaaaatttagtttagaatatagactcgactttatgctagactatagaatagactatagactaggctttagaaTGGACTatactgtggactagactatagaatatactatagattagactttagaatagactatagataagactctAGACAAGACCGTAATCTTGACAATTgataagactagactacagactagactatagattgaactatagactagactatagagtagtatgTGACTAGACTACGTTATAGACTacgctgtagactagactatagactacgctatagactaaactttagactagactatatactggactatagactggactatagtcttgattatagactggattatagactggactatagactaggctatagactagactatagactggattatagaatatattCCAGATTATGGACTAcactgtccagactatagactactatattcCCGCCTATAGATTAAtcacataaattttcttttaaaacgagcagataaaatatttccttttgcttattagttcaaaatttcactttcatTTCTAATAGGAATGAATTTATTCTAATGTACTTGTCTCATGGGGCAACTTGAAATCCAATGTCAATGCCTTTTAACATTGCTTTTCAGTCAAGGTAACGTATGATAAGGAATGCTATAAAACGtctcttaaaaataattgttaacatAAGCTaatagacagaaagacagacagactgtGGAAGTGATACCAAATgagcaatatatttttacactatttacaaatatacaattttggAATAACTTAAGTATTCTTTtgtattataaaactttttaaacaattgataaaatacaaattatagtttaaatttaaaaagttacaCACCCTTCAAAAACTAACTTTCTTCTTAACTACATTGTGTTACCGTTTCAGTTGGAAATGGTGTAATAATAGAAAATCTCTGCAATATCTCTTGGAcaaatttctattgttttccATTTTGCATATTTGTTTTTGACCCTTATACGAGtacatatttcatatttatctCTATTTGAAAATCTTATTCAATACATTGCGGTTGTGTCAAGTAGAaaaatatggattttttttcgtttcgatttaaaatctaaataatatttagttgcGCTTTTGCTGTGTGGGCcctttaaaagaagaaaagagCATATTACTATAAATGACCACATTAGTTCTGCAGCAACGGTCATTTGAAACACATCGGCTTTATtagttatattgtttttatatttttctattatgtCATTGCAATTGCAAATTGATAAACTTAAGGGTTTAGATAATTATAAAGCTTGGTCCATGACGGTGCGTGCCTATCTAGAAGTCGAAGATTTATGGAACACTGTAGAGAATGGTCCGGATGGTAGTGAAGAGGTAGGTTAactttcattttgtttaaatcattttaaatttaaaagaactttTCACAATGTTCTTCTAAATTATCAGAGTTTACAGTAGAATAAATCTATTacgaattcaaaattttcaaatgtttgtgtttgtaaagaagaaaacaaagtttAGAAATCTCTCTTCAAGAGTTTAAGTACCTTTTTTTGGTAGTCAAAAACCGgtctatttaataattttgaatagtTCGCACCATAACCTACAAATTCAGTTaagttttggaaatattttaatattttttattttttcgttttctaaTTTCAGAGTCTTCAGAAAGATAAACGTGCCAAATTTATCATATTGTGTTTAATTGAACAGAAACTATGTCAGTTTATGGTTAGTATACGTACATCTAAGGATTTGTGGGCCTATTTGAAAAAACAACATTCGTTAcggtgaattttttttaagaactaaataaaatctaataatattttattaaaaaaaactatataaacacTTTGTTTTAATCCgatatttgttgataaaaagaaaggccaaaaatataaattcttggGATTCGATATCTCATcagaataaaaaatctttttacttTTGTAACACATGGAACGATTAGTCAATAAAAAACCCGAATTGGTATTCTTTTTATATTCTGGACCTATACTGAGTAATTATAAGAGTGAGTATAGATAAAGAAGAGAGTTGAAGAAAATGTCCGTTTTACGGTTAAGTAATAAGAGAGACAAGGAGTCTAGTGTCTTAGACCAAGAGTAATTATAAGAGTAAGTATAGATAAAGAAGAGAGTTAAAGAAAATGTCCGTGCTTGTGAACTATTAAAATGTCACGATTTAGTGTGGTCATTTGGGTTTTAGAACCAATTGCTGTGCCTAATAAAGGCGTTTATATTTTCCGATTTTAGATTGGATAGCTCTGATAGGTTATCAAATAATCGTTTTGCTATAACTTCGAAACAATAGTCTGCTAACGCAGGGCAGTGAAAGAGAAGATGTTCAACAGATTCCTCCTCTTCCTCGTCCTTGCAGCTTCTACAGAAGTCGTTGTGTGGTTTCCAGATAAACCGTGACCtttaataacagcaacaagATTACTAAGATGATAACGACACAGTTGTATGACGTGCGTTTGTTGAACAGATCGGGTCATATCTTTCTGGTAATGAGATAGTTCATATACCATTTATCTATTAATTCCTTTTAGACCTTTACCGGCATATGCCGCAGAAATTGTCTATGTACCTATCGAACATTAAGGCTCTTGTTTCTGCCAATTCATGGGCAACACAGTTACCAATCAAATCCCCGTGTCCCTATACCCATTTGAGTACGATTTTTGAATGACTCGCCATCCTATTTAAGGATGCACGGCATTCCCGGACAAGTGTAGATGTAGTGTATACACCAATCAGAGATTTGAAAGCAGCTTGACTATTAGTACACATTTGCATATCTCCATTAGATATTTTGTAGTACCAAAGCTAGTTTGCTGCCATTTTCATGTCTGATAGTTTAGCCTGTAATGGCTTAGTTCCAAATTTAGGGATAAAAATGCCTCCTCCTACTCGCCCTTCTTTTTTGGCACAATCCGAAAGGGTTCTTGGGTAGTAGTCTCCCTCCAAAGCAGTATTTTCGGAGATTATATATCCGAAGTTCCTGTGGAAGAAAGGTTTTGTAGTGCATTAATCTATATTAGCCGTGATTCTCAGTGATTCTGTTATAGGGATTGATATCCTCATTTGGACATTGTCCAGGAGTATGCAATTGGAGCTTTTGTCCAGTGCTTTCCGCCAGACTACCACCCCATagaaaagtaaaagtttataaatcttCTTTTCCTTTAGAACAGTATATTTTAGTCTCTTTCTCTATCCGAAGGTACGGCTAATTCCCCTAATAAATTACATAGATAGCAACCAGGAATATTGAATAGTTTGTGGTGAAATCTATTACCTAGCCATTTTCCCTGAGACCATGCAATGTTAATGGCGTAATCCGATATTGTAGCATTTGCTAACAAAGGCCCTAATAGAACAATGTTCCGTTGAACCCGTCATGAGTACATCTATCCAGTCCAGTTAGCCAGTTTGTATTAGACCCGTTTTGTACATAGTTATGACAGATCTACTATATGCAATCTTGTGTGTTTAATCTTCTCTATTGTGGGCACTAGAAGATAAGGGTGTTTTTCAGCTATTTGTATGACATGGGGTTACTAATCAATAAGACAATGGCGAAGTCCGATATTGTAACAGTTTTTAACAAAGTCCCTAATAGAACAATGTCCCGTTAAACACTATAAGAGTACATATACCCAGTCCAGTCAGCACTATGTTTGCATTTTTTAGACTGGTTTTGTACAAGGTTTTGGCATGGTTATCTCAGACTTACTATCAGCAATCTTTTGTGTTTATCTCCTCTTTTGTGAGTACTAGAAGTTAAGAGCATTTAAAgctatttgtataaaaataccgGGAGATCATGGCCTATAGAGTTGACATGGGGTTACTTATCAAAAAGACTAAATGACAATTGGATTTAGACATCGGTTGTTAAAACTATTCTAATTTATGGTTACAGTTCGTCTgtgttctttcctggggaaaaattTCGGTTTATACATCTGCATAACTTAGGTTGTTATGGAGCGATGATCCAATTGTCATGGAAACGTTTACTTATTGTTGTATTGTCTAGTGAGAAGCCTTGATTAAGTACAGTTATCGAATGATGCCCAATAAATCTCAAAGGAAGTTGTGCTTATTTTGCATTACTGCTGATTGTAGTACACCATAAATGGCCTTGGACAGCATTCTTTATATGTCACCTATACAAGACTCTATGAGTCTTCGTTAGTCAAACTTTCGCGAGACAATTACACAAAAACTAGGTAGGTCTATGTGTTAACTCCCCTTTTGGAATTACAGGTCATAGAAAAACGACTGTAGACTTCGATTAAACTAATCACATGAAATTGCCAACATTGAACGATTGGCTTATTTTCGGTAGACAGTTTGAGGTTATACAGTTTTTATCGATGGGTAGATGGACCTGTTGTCTATTTAGTCGATGTCGATATAAAGAGGTACTTCAGACTCCCTAACTAATGTAGTGTCTTTCAAGCAGAATTCCTAGCGATCTGTAAAGCGACGTCAATGTTCGCGAATCATATCGATCTAGGGTCGTCGTTGGTGACAATTTATGTCGATAGACGAGTTGTTTTTAGAGAAACTTATGTCACTATTATAGGTTGCTTTTGAAGAGAATCGATGTTATCATCAATTAGTCCTGAAAAAGTAGAATATATTGCAAAATATCAGAGGCCTTATGGCCATCACTTGATGCGATAGTTTACGGATTTTGAAAGAAATGGTAACAGGGTTTTGCATTTGTCAGTAAGTAGGACAGCAATACAAAGGGTTATTGCAGGATATGCCAAAAATCAGTGAAACTAACGACAATTAACCACATTATCGTTCTAGAACATAGAGCCTTAGATTGAAATTATTGGGTTCTTCGattaagttttataggaaaattttgaTTCTCTCATAATTCTTTCATTGAGAATCGACTTGGTATTCTATATTGAACCAAATCCTGTCGTAATTCAGATCTGAGTTGGGGAATAACTCTTGCGTCATCGCCATTATTTGTTAAGGACGATCAGGTGTTTGTTGCCAAGTATTTCGACAGAATTCCGACTCACTAACACCAATTGAGTGTGTTACTACGTATAACTGTTTCCAAGTTGGCGTTAATTGTTTGCTTTCGTTTTACTTACCCCGTTTGAGGTTATGTTTGATTAAATTGGTGGAGACCAAGTAATATTGAAGGGCTCTCATCGAACTAGCGTGGATTATATACACCACTGACAAATTACagagttaaaaaaaagataCATATCCAGTAAGAATCATATCGCAGATGTGGTCTTATTTgcttaatacatattttacctTCAGAATCTTCTTTCCAGGACACTTAAAGATATATCTCTATATAGGGAGATCTATACCTATAATTCAATCTCTACTCATTCTTATAATTACTGT
This genomic window contains:
- the LOC111679379 gene encoding uncharacterized protein LOC111679379, with the translated sequence MSLQLQIDKLKGLDNYKAWSMTVRAYLEVEDLWNTVENGPDGSEESLQKDKRAKFIILCLIEQKLCQFMVSIRTSKDLWAYLKKQHSLR
- the LOC111679375 gene encoding 39S ribosomal protein L40, mitochondrial is translated as MSLLNAFSRLTLQTTTVLRQPNAWLHSTPVLCAEPLKKKKKLDPQIIKQREDRRKKKLEKQIRRLEKNARQLKPVEELEVPLDLIDEQKQRARKLAPLTETELEHRAQLNKQWARYKHEQKIQDFQIIDRLMQSQRKALQELRLESEELYQEAIQPDMSLLPITVKGPVATPPIKDYVSPDGEYILEAKQWD